The Mugil cephalus isolate CIBA_MC_2020 chromosome 8, CIBA_Mcephalus_1.1, whole genome shotgun sequence genome segment GACAAATTGCTGAGGTGCATCAGTTAATCCTAACCCGGCCTGACTCTGGGTGACAGgatattcttttttatttttttatatatatatattcttatttcTCTGTGAGGTTCTGGCTCATGTCGGATCCAAGTGTAGGAGCTGAAACTAAAATCTTATATTCATAAGatgtaaatttttttattttttttacttctcaaATGCATCTTTaccacatcaaaaaaaaaatctaatttggtTTAGTTCAGGtgagattaaatgttttctgacaaACTAAGAATGTATAAGATGCCACAGgatttctggttttatttgctGAGCTGTTACTGATACTGTCACGGCGCGTGTCCAGATGTCCTGCACTCACAGATCCCTCCATAGCTTTGGTAATGTTGGCTTATATGTACAACACACACGGACAGAAACAGACTGAACCCAGATGCATGCACAGCAATCTAACCTACAACCAACCAAACTGGTGCTTCGCGAGTATTTTATTGCAGTGGTTCTCAGGGTTTGGGCCCCTCGGCTTCAGCGGGAGGCGTCTGACTCACAGTCCTCCACCCGACATCTCTCATCATCACATTCATTTGAGGAgcgttgtcatttttttttttttttttttttacttccacaaTTATTTGGTCCACCAGTGCTGACAATCTCCGGGATTTCTGTCTGTTCAAACTACTGTGACTCTACATACAGTTATTGCTCTACAGCAACGCCTTCAGACGAAAGAAAAAACGAAACACATTCCTGCACATTTGCTTCCCCGCTACCGACCACACCAGTATTAATGCATATTCTTTAAATAGTTGGCTGATTCTTGTTGAAGTGCTGCCCCGTGGCAGTGAGAGATGATGATCAGGCGCCCGACCAGGCACAGCTAGCTTAGCAACCTCTAAAGATTCTgctagtttttatttattcatttttttttttgtcacgaGCATGTACTGAAGCAGCCCTTCTTTTTCATGCAGCTGTATGCTTTACTTTTGTTGCGATTGCTGATACCCTGCACCACACACAGATGCTCACAGTTGTCATTAAGTAGTTGAAAAACAGATCTGTTACACAGCCATAATGATTAACACACTGATAAGAACTTTACAGATATGTCAAGACGACAGTTTAAATCCATGCATTTCATGCATAGATGAAGGTCGTCCTCTGAGGCCTGcgacgcagagagagagagagagaaagagagtcaaGTGTTTACTGCGCGTCCAGCCACTTTCCAGCCACGTACCGATCCATTCAGACCTCAGCACCTTCCTCCAGAGAGCTGTTAACGTGCCGCATCCTGCTCAGCCTGAAGGTCTGCAGCCTGAGAATGACTGAAACCCTCCCCGCAGCCACATCCGACTCCCCGCAAACCCTCCCTATTATCTCTGTTTCTTACCAACCTATTGTTATTCCCGAGCGGTCTCGGAACAATCTCGCGCCGCGTGCACCGTGCGCTCCAGACCTCGCGCAGAATAACACTTTCCAGCCTCGGTAACACAGTCCCTCCGACGTCCCGACAATATTTCACAGATTCTCTCTAGTTGTTGTTTATAATAAACCACATCGTACACGGGACAATTACAGAACTGAACAGTCACTACACTTCTCTCTATAGCTGCCACCAGACTGAACGCAACACTGCTCATATGCACAACCGCTAATGAATACTAAACGTTTTATTACGAAGAGTGATATGTGTAGTCAGCCGTCCACTCTGAACACACCGCTCTCTCTTTGTGGGTAAAGTCCCGTTGTCCTCGTGTGAGTTGTCTGCACGTCTTTGCCACCAGGACAAGTTCGTGCACATGTAGCGTCCTCGCTGACTCCAGCGCTGCAGTTCTTGCCGCAGTCACATGTTTTGCAGCCACGCGATtgtctgttttgtatttgtctctGAGCTTCACGTCCCCTGTCTTTTATCCGTACGGTAGCCTTTAGGTGGTGGTCAAGGCTGGCGCGCGCCACGGATCCTACTTCATGCCGCTTCGCAGCACCTGATTGGCTGCGATGAGCATGACGCTGATGATGAAAGCGATGGCGAAGGCGCATATCAGGCTCTTGCGCACGCACGTTTGCTTGACCTGCTGCGTCGGGCTGGAACCTGTtggagggggggttggggggacAAAGAGAAGGAATATCACCAGAGGGTCCCACTCAACCGGCCGTTATTTAATGCTTGAAACGTGTCTGATGCAATTACAGAATGAAAGAGCTGATCACAAAAACCTTACAACTACGTGAGGGATGAACACAGCAAAGGAGAAATCTGGTTTCACACTCGTGTGACGCATCCGGATTGAAATGCTAATTAGAGGTTTGGAACAACGAGCGATTGCACTGGCACCTGACTGGCACATTAAAGGATGCACGACAAAGGAGCGGCGGTACACGGCGGTGCACCAGCAGAAACATGTCATGTAGGAGCTGGCAGTCAGGGAGGTGTTGATTTGGGTCGGATGTGCTGGTTTGGTTTATGCATTCAgaacgcgtgcacacacacgtttcaCTCACCCTTTCCACCACGGACACATGTACTATCCACACAACGTACCAGCTCAACTTAGTTGTCTGATTTCTTTTCGATAACGGGTTAAGGTTTGTCATAATTCAAAAGAACCAAAAGAAACTAATGAGCCATCAAGGAAAACTcaaggaggcacaacagacaggaaaccaagaaatttaacaaaataaaacaggaactcaaaacatggaacagacagacacagttaTGACAATGAAGAAGcgatttaaatatatataatatcctCAGGCAGATCATTCCATGGGGCCGATCTCTGGTGCTAAAAGGTCAGTGACGTATCCCGGGGCGCAGCCATGAAAAACTTTAAGAGTAATTAGTACgatcataaaaagaaaaaaagaaaaaagccattGTAACACATACTGGGTCAGTGTTGATCTGGATCCGGCAGGAGTTTGTTCCTCGGATGGTAAAACCAAGTTTGGACTGTCTTAATAATGTGGGATTCAAGACTTCTCAGAGTCAAACCAGACAccaaccttttttctttctttttttttttttttttacaaaaccgCTGAGTGATGTTGTTGCAGAGGGAACAAGTCAAGAGTAGAACTTGCTTTGGCAGCTGTACAAAGATTtcggttttgttttgagttCAGCCGCAGGAAGTTGCTGCTCATCCAGTTGTTAATGTCACAGAGACAGTTTCTTAAAATACTCAGGGTTCCCAGGGTAATCAAGGTACGACTCGGCCAAGTCCGTGCTCGTGTTGTCATCGTATGGGGGGTTTGGAATGGCTTTTAAGTGTacatatacagatatatatatgaatatatcaGGGCAACAGGTGAAACCGAGGCACATGATCAGTGTGAGTCAGAGGAACGACACAAAAGCCAACTCAGCTTTCATGTCACACGTCTGACTAGacgagtgtctgtgtgtgaaccTGCGGCGTATTTAGAATCAACATTTAACCCAACGAGCgtaagaagaagaggaagcaccTGCAGAAAAGCGACGCCGCagcgtttctgttatttagcctagcccaccagtttttaaaacaatacaaacacgAGTTGCCACTACACAATGCAATTGAATCATACTGCAAAGAGCAGCCTCAGTAGTTGAACCTCCAGCTCCTGCATGAGCTAAGACTTAGTGCAGGACTCATATATGATCTCAcctaatgtacctaatgaactggcaaatgagcgaatactgtgttgttttcttcttcaatCAGAAGATATGAAGTGGTTCAAACTGATCTGGCTTTTAAATTCTTCTGATTTCCTCCCAGAGGCCATTGCTGTCCTCAGTGCACAGAGGATTAGATGCATCCTGCAGTAAATGAGGCAGGTTCCGACCGGAGACACCTATTCGCTATGGATGGTAAATTTCAGTTATCTACTGAGGACGAGGTCTTATTTACCTCCTCACTCTGCCTTGGGTTCTGTTTCTGACTTCCCTCATTTTCCAGAACTTTTAAAAGGGCCCCAGTGACCAGGGTTCTCCATGCAGAATCTGAGCAGGCAGATGGAGCTCCAGCACCGGGACACTAATAGTTACTGCTGAGGAGTCAGAGGGGCCATGGTTTGTCTTACTACAAAACAGCAACAGAGGAGAAGGCACAGCATCTTCTACACTGCTGATAACTGGATGGAGAACATTATGACTTAATCTCTGCAGCTCTCCCTCCATCATCGttggtttttgtgtgtaatgATAAAATTAAACAGTTCTgataaggattttttttacaattaaatttataacctgttttttttttttttttaatttatcatatTTAAGAGTAGATAAAATCAGGCACCACTTCTTTAGAGGGggaacatttatttacaatctGCAAGTGATAGTCGGCTGTGTTACTGGATGATGGGAATTTGGAGGattacttatccaagttactgCGTGTatctatttttcccattttccagaGCAATAAGGTATATTTGTGCTTTCTTCTTGTCTCTGGAAGTGACGTATGATATGCAACAAGTCACggtttcagcatgaggacaaatgtaaaaccacacagacacacaaacataaacaaggaggagagagatgtggGTTTTCTAGTTGGAAATACTGACACTATTTTGAGTCTGTGTCACCTAAAGGGTGACGAACTCCTgtctagcttcaaaaacacaacatgggATTTAGAGAAAGAGCTGCACCTAAAGCAGGAGGTCCCCCTTCAGTGCAAAACCAGTAGGtgggggagagttgaagaagttggttgGGCAGTACGTTGTAGAGGAAATGTTGCACTTAtaaaaacatgtcttttttgtcaagaaatagtttttgagttaaaactgttaaaaatgctctgctctctggactccgtggaggaggtgggtgagAGGAGGATGTTGTCCAAGCTGACATCAATCATGGACACCTCCTCTCAGCCACTACATCAGACTGTTCAGCAGCAGACTGCTGGGTTCTTCATGCCTACTGCCATCAGGCTGCACAACACCAGCCTAAGTTAACAATAACTCacagtctgttttgtttttttgttttttttgtcttgcacTAATTACCTCAATGATCCTGATCCTAGCGATTATATTATGTTCCAGTTTTTGAAATTCCCCACCCACACAGTGTAAATGAGTGCAGAGTGAcgtatattcttgtatattttgtatattctttcaaatttgatacaGTCTCTTATAGTTTTTGTATATATCAAACatttcccagctgaacacttgtcacaagatggtgtgAATGTTATtagcttctcctgtcagtggtcataatgttatgcctgactgatGTATATACTGTGTGGTGGagttaaatttaatatttcaaagtCTTTAGTTAAGCCTGAGAATCTCATTcaggtttctctcattttccgTGATAGTTTGACAAAGTAGTACATGAACAAAGGTCATAATAATATCcaaaaaacaaccagacaaacaagacaaaacaagagcaactggtcttttagagttttttttgatgacgtttcatccaagtttCTTCTTGTGTTCTAACTCACTGGTGAAGAGTTGGTTTTATTATGAGCATCTGTGGCTGTGAACCAACTAAAAGTCAAAGTTAAGATGCTGCTAATAAAACTCGTCACTAGTCATTTAGAACTGTTGAAGCTACTTGGAGTTGCTCTTGTTGCCGTTTTGTTTTTGCGGACGCACAGTGAGTGAAGACGTCTTCATGGTGCAGTGACAGTACCAATGTTCCTCGTGAGCGTTCTGCACACattcaaaagacaaaacagtccTGCAACTTTAAATTCCATGACGAGTGTGTTAAAGATTAGGAGGTTCTTCCTTACTGTCTATATCCACCTGGCATTCCTCAGGGTTCTCTATGTGGTTCTCCTCGGTCATGATGATGTTCTCGATGTCCTTCATGGACAGATGGTCACAGAAGGTGTCGTACAGAAgcctcttcagctcctccaccgTCAGCTTCTGCATGTCACActggggacacacacacagacgcacacaactGAACGTTAACAACGTGGGACATGGGCCGGCaggtacaaacacaaacacacacacacacacacacacacacacacacacacacacacacacacacacacacacacacacacacacacacacacacacacacacacacacacacacacacacacacacacacggtaccGAAAGCACAAATTACAGAGAGGATGTTAACAAGAACAGTATCAGTAGCAGCGCCGGggttttttctgcagctttagGAGAAAGTAGAGACTAGTTAGAAGGAATAAGTAtcatattattcatttatttatataaatcaaCTAgattctttttagtttttcctacaatggatataataaaataaagcctACTTCATTAAACATTTAGCAAGATACACGTTTAACTGAACTGTGCTGCAATTTGCGTAATAGTTTTCAGCTAACGTAACATATTCAGTCGGGCAAAAGATGCAACGTACTGTTTATAGACTAAGGCTGCAATATAAGAAtacttttatttggtttatttttacaaaaggTGTAAAATTGGAAGAAATGTCGATGCAGAATGTGagcagtgtctgtgtgtgatcaGTCCAGCATCACACGCTTGGTTGTACGGCTGCGTTATATAATCTTATGTGAGGCTGCGTCGTCTTTGCGGCCGTCCCCTGGGTGTCTTTCCTCGCCCAGCAGGTGTCTTTGGTTGAGATTCTTGATTCGTACATCGAGTGCTCTGCGAATTCCCATAAACCCCCTCTCCTTCACACTAAATGTGGAGCCTGACAGACTCTCTCTGTGCTGTTATCATGCAGCTACAGCAACGGCATGAACCCCACCCTGCTGTTAACGCGGACATGACGATTATCTAATGAggtgtaaataaatgaacgtCTGTTTTATAAAACACAGACTTTACTAATGTAACAGGATTgttgctgcacacacacagacagagatatCAGACAGAGAATCAACACATCCTCCACTCTGAAATCGTCCCATTAAAGACTCAGTTCCTTCCCATGTTTCCAGGTTTGCTACGTCTGCCTTCACTCTAATaagttaaaaagagaaaagtgagcACCTTCCAGAAAACTGAGTCAAAGTCAGTGCCGCTGAACTTGTCTGGCAGCCCGGCTGCTGTCAGCTTAGGACCGAGAAGAGTGACAAACTCCTCAAAGTCCACCTGGCCAtcacctgcaggaaaaacagggacagtttcagtttgttgttgctggTTTTTCTGCACAGTGAATGCGGCTGTAATTTAAGGCGAGACACAGCAGGCAAgtttgagattttttgttttgcttcattaatACGCCTTCTATCAAATGGtcaaatgcacatttatgtgtttatttcactaaacTTTGTCCGTGTTCAGCCTCTATTTTACTCCTAAATTCTCTAAAGTCGTCTTTCTACTGCAGCCTCGTCTCTATTCCAGCATACGAGCTACTGCTGTGAAGCTCTttatctcctgcagaagtctgtcaggtccaaatatgaTCATATCCTCTGTATTGGAAACCAATCGTGAATGTAGAAAGGCCGATCCAAAGctaaactctcattggttggtgtcaaTTTCTGACAACATGATTGGATCAAAAGCGTCACGTGACCAGATATTCTGCCTctagtctgtgtttatctgagagggacatttaaaaaggctgtGAAGTCTGatataagaagaaaattacagctcagattagcaagaaaagtcaaagaaaagccagatgaaggagaagagaggagaagtcagactcatctgagttcatccagACGTAAACTGTCtctggtaaaaggagacgaaggtggagacgatcagcaacggatcatcattcatgtttcacactggAATGAATTTACtgaaaatttaatctgatattttgataaatatatattttgatatgattatatgacaTGTTTTGGAGGATTTGAGGtgatgtggttttggttcatggtgGTTTCCAGTACAAATATAGATGATTTTGCAATGGAAAACTTTGAAGgctgttttctcaaaataaGTATTACTGCAtaccagaaatctccacttcagaaTCACTTACACAAACCagactttccagatttattgctaactacattctgcaggtatttacagaggggattcatcatatatcattcagaggctgatttatggaacattttactcctaaaaacatggcaaaaatagttttgttttggactgttgacagtattttatgatttatggagtgataaaaaaagaaatagatatAAATAGACCAAggttccctctgtaaatacctggaaatctaacaTGGATTTACACCTCACTTTATCCATTATTCAGGTTTCTGTTCAGGAAATGAAGGCAAATTAGCACATATGGTGATATCTACTAGTTAAAGCCTGTAGTGTCTCGTCTTAAGTTGACAAAGTCCAAGCTGTGTGTAACAGGCCTCACCGTCCATGTCCAGTCTCTGGATGATGACTTCCAGCTCCACCTCATTTGGCATGTAGCCCAGGGAGCGCATGGCCATGCCCAGCTCCTGCTTCGAAATGAAACCGTTCCCATCGCGGTCGAACACTTTGAAGGCCTCGCGGATCTCTGCaagaatgacacacacacacacacacacacaagctcaagTCTTACGGCAAATCAGGGTAAGAAAGTGGGAAATGATCCACAAACCAAAGACGCATTTCTTATACCACCACGTCAGTGCTTGAGTCAGAGGTATACAGGTGTTGGAAGCTCGATAGAACAGATTCCTGACAAATAAGAgccaagtaaaataaatacctTTAAATAAAGCAGTACTCCCAAACCTGTATGTAGAATTTTTATAGGGGTGAATCAAACCTATCAAACTGTATTCTGCtccctgccaaaaaaaaataataaataaaaaaataagaagcttTCCTTCTAAAAATAGGCATGAAATAACATATTCTGGTGCAGTTTGAGGAGCGGAAACATTTCAGTCGGTGCATATTCTGCATTCTTAATCATTTCAGAAGACTGCAGAAAGATACCAACTGtttaaaatggatttaaaacCTCAGCTCAAaccttttcagtctttttttttaatgcactgcAGGAATTTGTCGTTTGTCTGGTTGGCCGTGTCTCATTGGGAGCACTGCTCAGCTTTAGCTTGTGTTTCATGGTAGTGAAGGAGCTTTCTGAAGCCTGAGAGGGAAAAATGACACAGCTGACACTGTAATCTTTTGTATAAAGTAAAAAACTGTTGATGGTTTGCATTTCACCCTGGGGACATTAAGCACGAACAGCGCGGTCATTGGTACtttttttagaaatgtctgaagaagaagaacctgtATTTCTATAGAGCCTTTTAAAGTACACAAgccacttatttttattaaatctaaTTAGAAGACAGATCTAGGATCTAGGTGCTTCTAGTGGAGGTTTGAGCTGCATAATATGGTGCATGCCTTCACCTAAAATGTAGATTTTTACAGCGTGCCCAGAAGGGACATCCTGTGTCAATGAACTGCTGCCGACTTTATCCTCCATTAAAAACCTATTGGTCTGAGGTGTTTGAAACCTTCTCTAAAGTATCACAATGGCTTTGTGCAACCATGCTGGATAAAAGTCCCCACATTTCTTTAAagtagtgatgtgtggatcgatactgaaatatcgatacttttgataccaggtctttatgttCTTTCAATACTTCAGTCTTTGGAGGTGATGTAGTAACACAGCGGAAAGTAACtgaactactgagttgtggcaacacaacaaactttgtgaaacaaaatgagacatttatgatgaagacaggagaggagagaacagggtcagaattaagatgcaagttttcattttatagtagttcttaatagttaaacaatcatttaactttacttatttaatttttttccacatattttgtgtgattgtgtctctgtttggtttttctgttgttactAATATACTTCcgggtttaaaataaataaataaataaattgctctGACGTCTTGTTTTCTATATTACGggagccctaagcggccatggattcacatattatttttttccgttttcTCGAGATGATCGATACCAGGGAAAATGACAATGATAAATACTACATGTGAAATATGATAGTCTCAGTCTCATCTTTTTTACGTTGTCTTACGTTCCCGCATCTACAGTTTAAGACTCAAACTGGACGTAGTGATAACCTGCTTCACCCCAAGCCGGAAGTTGTCTGACGTCACTTTGAAAAGGGTCTCGTTTTTCCGAGAAAACGAGATAATTCACTTGAGAAAAAATTATATGTAAACCCATGGCTGCTTTGGGCTTCCGtactttatgaagctatgatttgaaatacacattttttcttaGGTTTACCCGACACTTTAGGGTgcatcggtatcggatcggtatcgcagataccagcctgaattttactcagtatcagatcaggAAGGAAAACAGTGTTGTCGAACATCACTACCTTAAACGTCTGCTTCTATCTGGTTCCGTACACGGATGTTGTTAAGATCTGGAACCCTTTTCTTTTACCAGACGTTACTTCGCCTGTGTCAGACTGTTTCTTAGCTGCTCTGTCTTTAAGGTCCCAGCTCGTTAAATCTCACCTCCACTGTCAGTGTCGACACAGTGAGAAACTGGAGGGATGCACAGCACAGCAGTTAAACAGAAGAGGAACTGAAGGGCACAGTGAAGACAAAGAAAGCGGCATCGTCTGCAGCAGCTCGAAGCATTGgactaaataaaatccaaagaaAGGAGCAGCGGACGCACTCTGAACTGTGAAAAGCCGCAGGTTTAAAGCTGGAAAAGACGCCCCCGGCTGCCCCGTTCCCATGAGCACTATGGGAACTCTTTAAGCAGTTAATTCCTCCTCTCAGCCGCCCGCCATATTTCCCCTCATGCTCCACTTGTTTACTCTTCACGAGGGACTGAAGCCTATTAATTCACACGCAGTAACACCCACGAACGAGTCACCTACGATTTCAAACCCCGTCACGTCCGCGTGTCACACGGCCGATTGGCGCACAAAAGAGCAGAGCTGGAGATGAATCTCGAAACAGAGATGATGTGCAGCTTACATCGATCCGGcgtaacattgtgaccaccttcctaatatcgagGAGGTTTCCgctgtgcctccgaaacaggtgagagtcatcagagaacagacgtgggccttctgaaggtgatcatcccacagacacttcatcagtttgggatctagtgttttttttttttagtgtttttgtgtgtgtcaggatggactagatggttttaatgttgtggctgatcaaaaAAATCACTGCTCCTGGTATTTTCCACGGGATTATGAGTTAAGATGAacataatttaagtttttaaatgagaaaaatattgAGTTGGTTTTcgaataaatgaaaataaacaacaaaaaaaaaaagaatttcctTTGCTAAATGATGCAGAACACAGAATTAGTCATACAGCTGACCGACAATAACAGCCTTCCAGGTAAACATAATAGCTTATTTAAATGACTCTCTCCTCTCGGTTTACAAGCAATTAGCTGCTCTTAAGTCACCGGAGTGTGAGACTAAACAAACTTTATCAATTTGCCGCAAAGCCCAAAGTCTTCCACATGGGGGAAACCGTCGTTCCAATGAATTACTGATGTGTCAGAGCTGGAAACAAATAGCTGAGCCTCGGGCCAAACCTGACAGATatttcagctggaaaacaaagcGTGAAATGTGTACGATGGCAGGAAACAGTGTGTTATTCGGTGCAAAGTGGGAGAGGAACTCCAGGAAATACTTAGCTGCAATCAAGCGCGTGTCCGTGGAATAGAAGCTGCTCCGCGGGGACGGGGGCTACTTGACAAGCATGTATTACACCGGATTACATCTGGGCATGCGATTTATAAAAAAACCAAGCCGAGTGACATTCACAGCAGCTATTTTTCACGTCGCCTGTCTCCACAAAATGCCTTAGTGGAGGTACGGCTTCAATCATCCAGAGCCTCCAGGtgtttttgcctttgttttgtttttttttgcccccgtCCCTCGGTGTGATCTTATTGTTTATAGAATAACAATACATCAGTATCCACCTGAGGTCCTGGCTCCATCTGTTTGCTTTAGGAAGAGAGAGGCTTTCCAGCAGACACTTGCTGCAGAAACATGTTGCTGCCTCGCGGGAGGTGAACGCACTCTTTAAATAATGTGCCAGGGCTGCTTTAGCAAACGCTCCGTCTCTCATGAAAGCTTTTTATTATTGATCAAAAGCCAAGGTGAGAAAAACATCCCAATCCCGACCGCTGAGTGGTGTGTGGGAGATTTGTTTAAACAAAATGAAGTTTGTAATAAAATACAGGCAGAATTTTAGACGGTGTCACAAACCATTTTAT includes the following:
- the LOC125012712 gene encoding calcium-binding protein 7, with the translated sequence MPMHPVTSTLMYRGICTIPDILSYRAPVNLPEDEVEEIREAFKVFDRDGNGFISKQELGMAMRSLGYMPNEVELEVIIQRLDMDGDGQVDFEEFVTLLGPKLTAAGLPDKFSGTDFDSVFWKCDMQKLTVEELKRLLYDTFCDHLSMKDIENIIMTEENHIENPEECQVDIDSSSPTQQVKQTCVRKSLICAFAIAFIISVMLIAANQVLRSGMK